A window of the Lactuca sativa cultivar Salinas chromosome 7, Lsat_Salinas_v11, whole genome shotgun sequence genome harbors these coding sequences:
- the LOC111913419 gene encoding cationic amino acid transporter 8, vacuolar produces the protein MVIPNKSLPDSQSDQDNPRINLLAPLNPHHSSAITTADTMDQQPHPPRSYWRFSKQDFYPEPSFQNLSAYKSAFSQTLHRLRDRCLGRSTDETELIELKKQSENEMRKCLTWVDLIWLGFGSVVGSGIFTITGLEARDDAGPSIVLSYALSGLSALFSVFCYTEFAVEIPIAGGSFSFLRVELGDFIAFIAAGNILLEAVAGAAGLARSFSSYFASMFSSNPDILRIRIDSFAEGFNLLDPIAVIILFIANMVAMRGTKLTSSSNMILSMISSLIIVFIIIVGFTHAKSSNLTPFFPYGPEGVFRAAAVVYWSYTGFDMVANMAEETRKPATDIPLGLVGSMSMISVVYCLMALALTMMVNYTEIDRDAAYSVAFEKIGMKWAKYIVSICALKGMLTSMLIGSMGQARYTTQIARAHMIPPWFALVHPKTGTPVYATLLVTTISCIVAFFSSLDVLSSVLSFSTLFIFMLMAVALLVRRYYVKETCSSRDLMKFMVCLFVVIGSSIGITVLWAANRKGWVGYAMGGGLWVAGTGGMMVVGERRVPKVWGVPLVPWLPSMSILMNVFLIGSLGGIAFKRFFICSGVMLVYYFFVGVHATYDLAHQDSQESMVEKGKEDATKDGL, from the exons ATGGTAATCCCGAACAAATCGCTCCCTGATTCCCAATCGGACCAGGACAACCCACGTATAAACCTCCTCGCTCCACTCAACCCCCACCACTCCTCCGCCATCACCACCGCCGACACCATGGATCAACAACCTCACCCGCCAAGATCCTACTGGCGATTCAGCAAACAAGACTTCTATCCGGAACCCTCTTTCCAAAACCTCTCAGCCTACAAGTCCGCCTTCTCCCAAACCCTCCACCGCCTCCGTGACCGCTGCCTCGGTCGATCCACCGATGAAACTGAACTCATTGAGCTCAAGAAACAAAGCGAAAACGAGATGCGAAAGTGTCTCACTTGGGTTGATCTAATTTGGCTTGGATTTGGATCAGTTGTAGGCTCCGGTATCTTCACCATCACCGGCCTTGAAGCCCGAGACGACGCCGGACCTTCAATCGTCTTATCTTACGCTCTTTCCGGCTTATCCGCCCTTTTCTCTGTTTTCTGCTACACAGAGTTCGCCGTTGAAATTCCCATCGCTGGTGGTTCGTTCTCGTTTCTCCGCGTCGAATTAGGCGATTTCATCGCCTTCATTGCCGCCG GTAACATTCTACTGGAAGCTGTCGCCGGTGCAGCTGGATTAGCTCGATCATTCTCATCATACTTCGCAAGTATGTTCAGTTCTAACCCTGACATTCTTCGAATTCGAATCGATTCATTTGCAGAAGGTTTCAATTTACTAGACCCAATTGCTGTTATAATCTTATTCATCGCAAACATGGTAGCAATGAGAGGAACCAAATTGACATCATCTTCAAACATGATTCTTTCCATGATTAGTTCCTTAATCATAGTGTTCATAATCATTGTCGGGTTTACTCACGCCAAATCTTCCAATCTAACACCCTTCTTCCCATACGGACCTGAAGGAGTCTTCAGAGCTGCAGCTGTTGTTTACTGGTCTTACACTGGTTTTGACATGGTAGCTAACATGGCTGAAGAAACAAGAAAACCTGCAACAGATATTCCTTTAGGTTTAGTAGGATCAATGTCCATGATCAGTGTCGTGTATTGTCTAATGGCATTAGCTCTAACAATGATGGTGAATTACACAGAGATCGATAGAGACGCAGCTTATTCAGTTGCGTTTGAGAAAATCGGGATGAAATGGGCGAAATATATAGTGAGTATATGTGCTTTAAAAGGTATGCTTACAAGTATGCTAATCGGGTCAATGGGTCAAGCCCGTTACACAACTCAAATAGCCCGGGCCCATATGATCCCACCATGGTTTGCTTTAGTCCACCCGAAAACCGGGACCCCGGTTTACGCGACACTATTAGTGACCACAATTAGTTGCATTGTGGCTTTTTTTTCAAGCTTGGATGTGTTGTCGAGTGTGTTATCTTTTAGCACTTTGTTTATCTTCATGCTCATGGCTGTTGCATTGCTTGTGAGAAGATATTACGTGAAGGAGACGTGTTCTTCGAGGgatttgatgaagtttatggttTGTTTGTTTGTGGTGATTGGTTCTTCGATTGGAATAACGGTGCTTTGGGCGGCGAATCGGAAAGGGTGGGTGGGGTATGCGATGGGTGGGGGGTTGTGGGTGGCGGGGACCGGCGGAATGATGGTGGTTGGAGAGCGGCGGGTGCCGAAGGTTTGGGGGGTGCCGCTAGTTCCGTGGTTGCCATCGATGTCGATTTTGATGAATGTGTTTTTGATTGGGTCTTTGGGTGGAATTGCTTTTAAGAGGTTTTTTATATGTAGTGGTGTGATGTTGGTTTATTATTTCTTTGTTGGGGTTCATGCTACTTATGATTTGGCTCATCAAGATTCTCAAGAATCGATGGTTGAAAAAGGAAAGGAGGATGCTACTAAAGATGGTTTGTAA